The Microbacterium sp. SORGH_AS_0862 genome has a segment encoding these proteins:
- a CDS encoding AI-2E family transporter, translated as MTEPDEKPRGSFFDALRQRTVSSDTTHSVPRGVRIAAAYSWRFLLIAAAVGVAIWIIIQLKLLVIPLLIAILIAALVWPAFTWMLRHRWPRWLAIVASVLGTIAIVSGLFWLAIWQITREWGSVRDRTVGAIEDLRTYLIDGPLHLTADQIDGMLRQGLGMLEQQASLLWSGALAIGSTVGHVATGLLLTVFILLCVLADGGGIWKWVIRLFPKAARPAVDGAGKSGWLTVVTYARTQLLVATIDAIGIGLGAFLLGVPLTIPVGVLVFLGAFIPFVGAVVTGALAVFLALVYNGPWIALWMLVVVLGVQQIEGHILQPILMGTAVKVHPLAVVLVVAGGAMIAGIPGALFAVPLAAFVNVFVLYLSRRAWETGRPPEPGELIWSTVPRERRRTTR; from the coding sequence ATGACCGAGCCCGACGAGAAGCCTCGCGGATCGTTCTTCGACGCCCTGCGTCAGCGCACCGTCAGCTCCGACACCACGCACAGCGTGCCGCGCGGCGTCCGCATCGCCGCCGCCTACTCGTGGCGCTTCCTGCTGATCGCGGCGGCCGTCGGCGTGGCGATCTGGATCATCATCCAGCTGAAGCTGCTGGTCATCCCGCTCCTCATCGCCATCCTCATCGCCGCCCTGGTGTGGCCGGCGTTCACCTGGATGCTGCGTCACCGCTGGCCGCGGTGGCTCGCCATCGTCGCCTCTGTGCTCGGCACCATCGCCATCGTCTCGGGCCTGTTCTGGCTCGCGATCTGGCAGATCACCCGCGAGTGGGGCTCGGTCCGCGACCGCACCGTCGGCGCGATCGAAGATCTCCGTACCTACCTCATCGACGGCCCGCTGCACCTCACCGCCGACCAGATCGACGGGATGCTGCGCCAGGGTCTCGGCATGCTCGAACAGCAGGCGTCGCTTCTGTGGTCGGGTGCGCTCGCGATCGGCTCGACCGTCGGCCACGTCGCCACGGGTCTCCTGCTGACGGTCTTCATCCTGCTCTGCGTGCTCGCCGACGGCGGCGGCATCTGGAAGTGGGTCATCCGGCTCTTCCCGAAGGCCGCCCGTCCCGCGGTCGACGGCGCCGGCAAGTCCGGCTGGCTGACGGTCGTCACCTACGCCCGCACCCAGCTGCTCGTCGCAACGATCGACGCGATCGGCATCGGCCTCGGCGCCTTCCTGCTGGGCGTACCCCTCACGATCCCGGTCGGCGTGCTCGTGTTCCTCGGTGCGTTCATCCCGTTCGTCGGAGCCGTCGTCACCGGCGCCCTCGCGGTCTTCCTCGCCCTCGTCTACAACGGGCCCTGGATCGCGCTGTGGATGCTGGTGGTCGTGCTCGGCGTGCAGCAGATCGAAGGCCACATCCTGCAGCCCATCCTCATGGGCACCGCCGTCAAGGTGCACCCGCTCGCCGTCGTGCTGGTCGTCGCCGGCGGCGCCATGATCGCCGGCATCCCGGGCGCCCTGTTCGCCGTGCCGCTGGCCGCCTTCGTCAACGTCTTCGTCCTCTACCTCTCCCGCCGCGCGTGGGAGACCGGTAGGCCACCCGAACCGGGCGAACTCATCTGGAGCACTGTGCCCCGCGAACGAAGGAGAACCACGCGGTGA
- the ilvA gene encoding threonine ammonia-lyase has product MSLPTLADFEDAARTLTGLITRTPMDESQVLSEIVGAPVILKMENLQRTGSFKIRGAIYRLSRLTAEERARGVVAASAGNHAQGVALAAQRLGIPATIFMPLGVPVPKLLATRGYGAEVILEGDTVETPLRLAAEFAERTGAVLIHPFDHRDIVIGQGTLGLEVYDDLPTVDTVVLGIGGGGLTAGVAAAIKARAAAEGRTVRIIGVQAANSAAYPASLAAGVPLEVATTPTIADGIAVARPGDVPFEIIRELVDEVVTVNENDIARAILMLLERAKLVVEPAGAVGVAALMTGKITASGPLVTVLSGGNIDPLLLQRVISNGLSAAGRYMTMRIPLPDRPGQLVQVSEVIARVGANVTEVLHTRHGQGLQISEVILQVSVETRGMEHRAEVIAALEAAGFAPVVVAD; this is encoded by the coding sequence GTGAGTCTTCCCACACTGGCCGACTTCGAGGATGCGGCCCGCACCCTCACCGGCCTGATCACCCGCACGCCCATGGACGAGTCGCAGGTGCTCAGCGAGATCGTGGGCGCCCCGGTGATCCTGAAGATGGAGAACCTCCAGCGCACCGGCTCGTTCAAGATCCGCGGCGCGATCTACCGACTCTCCCGCCTCACCGCCGAGGAGCGCGCCCGCGGTGTCGTCGCCGCATCCGCCGGCAACCACGCGCAGGGCGTCGCCCTCGCGGCGCAGCGTCTCGGCATCCCCGCGACGATCTTCATGCCGCTCGGCGTGCCCGTGCCGAAGCTGCTGGCCACCCGCGGCTACGGCGCGGAGGTCATCCTCGAGGGCGACACCGTCGAGACGCCGCTGCGCCTCGCCGCGGAGTTCGCCGAGCGCACCGGCGCCGTGCTCATCCACCCCTTCGACCACCGCGACATCGTCATCGGGCAGGGCACCCTCGGCCTCGAGGTCTACGACGACCTGCCCACCGTCGACACCGTCGTGCTCGGCATCGGGGGAGGCGGTCTCACCGCCGGCGTCGCCGCCGCCATCAAGGCGCGCGCCGCCGCGGAGGGGCGCACCGTGCGCATCATCGGCGTGCAAGCGGCCAACTCCGCCGCGTACCCCGCATCCCTCGCCGCGGGTGTTCCGCTCGAAGTCGCCACGACGCCGACGATCGCCGACGGCATCGCGGTCGCCCGCCCCGGCGACGTGCCGTTCGAGATCATCCGCGAGCTCGTCGACGAGGTCGTCACGGTCAACGAGAACGACATCGCCCGCGCGATCCTCATGCTGCTGGAGCGCGCGAAGCTCGTCGTCGAGCCCGCCGGCGCCGTGGGCGTCGCCGCCCTCATGACCGGCAAGATCACCGCCTCCGGGCCGCTCGTCACGGTGCTCTCCGGCGGGAACATCGACCCGCTGCTGCTGCAGCGCGTGATCTCGAACGGACTGAGCGCCGCAGGCCGCTACATGACGATGCGCATCCCGCTGCCCGATCGTCCCGGCCAGCTGGTGCAGGTCTCGGAGGTCATCGCGCGCGTCGGCGCGAACGTCACCGAGGTGCTGCACACCCGCCATGGGCAGGGGCTGCAGATCAGCGAGGTCATCCTGCAGGTGAGCGTCGAGACGCGGGGCATGGAGCACCGCGCCGAGGTGATCGCAGCGCTCGAGGCTGCGGGGTTCGCGCCGGTCGTCGTCGCCGACTGA
- the greA gene encoding transcription elongation factor GreA, translating to MSSDATVSFLTQDAYDRLVAELEHLSTTGREEIAKRIEAAREEGDLKENGGYHAAKDEQGKQEARIRTLQAMLKNAKVGEAPESTGVVESGTVVTAIVAGGEEVFLLGNREIAAGSELDVYSEASPLGAAILGLSEGEKTSYTAPNGREIAVEVVKVETYTGQ from the coding sequence GTGTCTTCTGACGCAACGGTGAGCTTCCTCACTCAGGACGCCTACGACCGGCTGGTCGCCGAGCTCGAGCACCTGTCCACGACCGGCCGCGAGGAGATCGCGAAGCGGATCGAGGCAGCCCGCGAAGAGGGCGATCTCAAGGAGAACGGCGGCTACCACGCCGCGAAGGACGAGCAGGGCAAGCAGGAGGCGCGCATCCGCACGCTGCAGGCGATGCTGAAGAACGCCAAGGTCGGCGAGGCTCCCGAGTCGACCGGTGTGGTCGAGTCCGGCACCGTGGTGACCGCGATCGTCGCCGGCGGTGAAGAGGTGTTCCTGCTCGGCAACCGCGAGATCGCGGCGGGCAGTGAGCTCGATGTCTACAGCGAGGCGTCGCCGCTGGGCGCCGCCATCCTGGGCCTGAGCGAGGGCGAGAAGACCTCGTACACCGCCCCCAACGGCCGCGAGATCGCGGTCGAGGTCGTGAAGGTCGAGACCTACACGGGTCAGTGA
- a CDS encoding DUF4307 domain-containing protein yields MTTQQLLDERYGRTRGARSGRFWAVFASIGIAAAVIIAGWYAFSASSSSVDAVTTGYQLVDEHTTSVSFQVTVPPNTAVACVLEAQDEEHGVVGWRVVEYPPSPEHTRAFVEQIPITAAATTGLVNTCWVP; encoded by the coding sequence ATGACGACGCAACAGCTGCTCGACGAGCGTTACGGCCGCACCCGCGGTGCCCGTTCCGGGCGGTTCTGGGCCGTGTTCGCATCCATCGGTATCGCGGCGGCCGTGATCATCGCCGGCTGGTACGCCTTTTCGGCAAGCTCGTCGTCGGTGGATGCGGTCACGACGGGCTACCAGCTGGTCGACGAGCACACCACGAGCGTCTCGTTCCAGGTCACGGTGCCGCCGAACACGGCGGTCGCGTGCGTGCTCGAGGCGCAGGACGAGGAGCACGGCGTGGTGGGCTGGAGGGTCGTCGAATACCCGCCCTCCCCCGAGCACACGCGGGCGTTCGTGGAGCAGATTCCGATCACCGCTGCGGCGACCACGGGATTGGTCAACACATGCTGGGTGCCGTAG
- a CDS encoding hemolysin III family protein, with protein sequence MTPSGVPDVPSLPLIDAAEKDANTEIRPTWRGWIHAGTFPVAIAAGIVLIVLAHGPAAKWSAAVFMTTSLLLFGNSALYHRFDWKPRTKVVLKRIDHANILLLIAGTYTPLAVLALPPEKSVLLLSLVWGGAILGILFRVFWIHAPRWLYVALYILLGWAAVMYIVDLLNANVAMMVLVIVGGLLYTGGAVVYAIKRPNPWPGTFGFHEIFHVCTVLAFLCHWAACLLICLAPAYNG encoded by the coding sequence ATGACCCCCTCCGGCGTTCCCGACGTGCCCTCGCTGCCGCTGATCGACGCCGCTGAGAAGGATGCCAACACGGAAATCCGCCCCACCTGGCGCGGCTGGATCCACGCGGGCACCTTCCCGGTCGCGATCGCCGCCGGCATCGTCCTTATCGTGCTCGCGCACGGCCCCGCGGCCAAGTGGTCGGCGGCCGTGTTCATGACCACCTCGCTGCTGCTGTTCGGCAATTCCGCGCTGTATCACCGCTTCGACTGGAAGCCGCGCACGAAGGTGGTCCTGAAGCGGATCGACCACGCCAACATCCTGCTGCTGATCGCGGGCACCTACACGCCGCTCGCGGTGCTGGCGCTTCCGCCCGAGAAGTCCGTGCTGCTGTTGAGCCTCGTCTGGGGCGGAGCGATCCTCGGCATCCTCTTCCGGGTGTTCTGGATCCACGCGCCGCGCTGGCTGTACGTCGCGCTGTACATCCTGCTCGGCTGGGCGGCGGTCATGTACATCGTCGACCTGCTCAACGCGAACGTCGCCATGATGGTGCTCGTCATCGTCGGCGGGCTGCTCTACACGGGCGGCGCCGTAGTCTACGCGATCAAGCGTCCCAACCCGTGGCCCGGCACCTTCGGCTTCCACGAGATCTTCCACGTGTGCACCGTGCTCGCGTTCCTCTGCCACTGGGCGGCGTGTCTGCTCATCTGCCTCGCCCCCGCCTACAACGGCTGA
- a CDS encoding isoprenyl transferase: protein MTSGRESEGRGPLYRLYSNRLRRQIPPASVPRHVAMMIDGNRRWARQLGYDSAAHGHRAGAAKMREFLRWCDELGVKVVSLYLLSIDNLTKRDSKELADLIEIIAELADELSHERDWRVQHVGRAAPLPQELARVLADVQQRTAGNTGMHVNLAVGYGGRGEIVDAVRSIITKYDHAGGSLEDLAESLTPEQIGEHLYTGGQPDPDLVIRTSGEQRLSDFLLWQSAHSEFYFVEALGPDLREVDLLRAIRDYARRDRRFGK from the coding sequence GTGACCAGCGGTCGGGAGAGTGAGGGGCGGGGCCCCCTCTACCGTCTCTACAGCAATCGTCTGCGTCGGCAGATCCCACCCGCATCCGTTCCGCGACACGTCGCGATGATGATCGACGGCAACCGGCGCTGGGCGCGTCAGCTGGGCTACGACTCCGCGGCGCACGGGCACCGGGCGGGAGCGGCGAAGATGCGCGAGTTCCTGCGCTGGTGCGACGAGCTCGGCGTCAAGGTCGTCTCGCTCTACCTGCTCTCGATCGACAACCTCACCAAGCGGGACTCGAAGGAGCTGGCCGATCTCATCGAGATCATCGCCGAGCTCGCCGACGAGCTCTCGCACGAGCGCGACTGGCGGGTGCAGCATGTGGGCCGTGCGGCCCCGCTGCCCCAGGAACTCGCCCGCGTGCTGGCAGACGTGCAGCAGCGCACGGCAGGCAACACCGGCATGCACGTCAATCTCGCGGTCGGCTATGGCGGCCGCGGCGAGATCGTGGATGCGGTGCGCAGCATCATCACGAAGTACGACCACGCCGGCGGCTCGCTGGAAGATCTCGCCGAGAGCCTCACGCCCGAGCAGATCGGCGAGCACCTCTACACCGGCGGTCAGCCCGATCCCGACCTCGTCATCCGCACCTCGGGTGAGCAGCGGCTCAGCGACTTCCTGCTCTGGCAGTCGGCGCACAGCGAGTTCTACTTCGTCGAGGCGCTGGGGCCCGACCTGCGCGAGGTCGATCTGCTCCGCGCCATCCGCGACTACGCGCGCCGCGACCGCCGCTTCGGCAAGTGA
- a CDS encoding PhoH family protein, producing the protein MTTRAPHQQQRTTVQQSADQETDLRSYVLDTSVLLSDPRAYFRFAEHSVVIPVVVITELEAKRHDPELGYFARQALRHLDELRVEHGRLDFPVPVGAGGSLRVELTNTDPSVLPSGMRLGDNDTRILAVAMHLQQEGHDVTVVSKDLPMRVKAASLGILAEEYLAEQAADSGWTGIADISVSGDEMSDLYESDVAVSDDVRGLPVNTGLIVHSERGSALGRVTGDGEFRLVRGDRDVFGLHGRSAEQRIAIDLLSDPDVGIVSLGGRAGTGKSALALCAALEAVLERQQQRKIIVFRPLFAVGGQELGYLPGDAQEKMSPWGQAVFDTLGSVVSSNVLEEVVARGILEVLPLTHIRGRSLHDAFVIVDEAQSLERNVLLTVLSRIGQNSRVVLTHDVAQRDNLRVGRHDGIASVIETLKGHGLFGHVTLTRSERSAIAALVTDLLEAGELS; encoded by the coding sequence GTGACCACACGAGCACCACACCAGCAGCAGCGGACGACCGTCCAGCAGAGCGCAGATCAGGAAACTGACCTGCGCTCTTATGTTTTGGACACCTCGGTGCTGCTGAGCGATCCCCGAGCGTACTTCCGCTTCGCGGAGCACTCGGTCGTGATCCCCGTCGTCGTCATCACCGAACTGGAGGCCAAAAGACATGATCCGGAGCTGGGTTACTTCGCGCGCCAGGCGCTGCGGCACCTCGACGAGCTTCGCGTCGAGCACGGTCGCCTCGACTTCCCCGTCCCCGTCGGCGCCGGCGGATCGCTCCGCGTCGAGCTGACGAACACCGACCCGTCGGTCCTGCCGAGCGGGATGCGGCTCGGTGACAACGACACCCGCATCCTCGCCGTGGCCATGCACCTCCAGCAGGAGGGTCACGATGTGACGGTGGTCTCCAAGGACCTCCCGATGCGCGTCAAGGCCGCCTCCCTCGGCATCCTCGCGGAGGAGTACCTCGCCGAGCAGGCCGCGGACTCGGGCTGGACCGGCATCGCCGACATCAGCGTCTCGGGCGACGAGATGAGCGACCTGTACGAGAGCGACGTCGCCGTCAGCGACGATGTACGGGGGCTTCCCGTCAACACGGGCCTCATCGTGCACTCCGAGCGCGGCTCCGCCCTCGGCCGGGTCACCGGCGACGGCGAGTTCCGGCTCGTGCGCGGCGACCGCGACGTGTTCGGTCTGCACGGCCGCTCCGCGGAACAGCGGATCGCGATCGACCTGCTGTCGGACCCGGATGTGGGCATCGTCTCGCTCGGCGGGCGCGCCGGCACCGGCAAGTCCGCGCTCGCCCTGTGCGCGGCGCTGGAGGCGGTGCTGGAGCGTCAGCAGCAGCGGAAGATCATCGTGTTCCGCCCCCTGTTCGCGGTCGGCGGCCAGGAGCTCGGCTACCTGCCCGGCGACGCGCAGGAGAAGATGAGCCCCTGGGGTCAGGCCGTCTTCGACACGCTCGGCTCGGTCGTGAGCTCGAACGTGCTCGAAGAGGTCGTGGCGCGCGGGATCCTCGAGGTGCTGCCGCTGACCCACATCCGGGGTCGCTCGCTGCACGACGCGTTCGTGATCGTGGACGAGGCGCAGTCGCTCGAACGCAACGTGCTGCTGACGGTGCTGAGCCGCATCGGTCAGAACTCCCGCGTCGTGCTCACCCACGACGTCGCCCAGCGCGACAACCTGCGGGTGGGACGCCACGACGGCATCGCCTCGGTCATCGAGACGCTCAAGGGGCACGGGCTGTTCGGGCACGTCACCCTGACGCGCTCGGAGCGCTCCGCGATCGCGGCCCTGGTCACCGACCTGCTGGAGGCAGGGGAGCTCTCATGA
- a CDS encoding response regulator transcription factor gives MTLILIAEDEPRISAFVKRGLESAGFATEVVEDGDDALERALSGEIDLLLLDVGLPGMDGFEVLRHLRGQGSHLPVIMLTARSSTRDTVDGLNAGANDYVPKPFKFDELLARVRSRLRENVATGSIAIVHGDVILDVLSRRASVEGREIDLSAREFALAEQFLRHPGQVLSREQLLSRVWGLDFDPGSNVVDVYVRYLRAKFGHERIVTVRGAGYRWE, from the coding sequence ATGACCTTGATCCTGATCGCGGAGGATGAACCCCGCATCTCTGCTTTCGTGAAGCGGGGACTGGAGTCCGCGGGATTCGCCACCGAGGTGGTCGAGGACGGTGACGACGCTCTCGAGCGTGCGCTCTCGGGCGAGATCGATCTCCTGCTGCTGGATGTGGGGCTGCCCGGCATGGACGGGTTCGAAGTGCTCCGGCATCTGCGCGGTCAGGGCTCGCACCTGCCGGTCATCATGCTGACCGCCCGCAGCAGCACCCGGGACACGGTCGACGGCCTCAACGCCGGCGCGAACGACTACGTGCCGAAGCCGTTCAAGTTCGACGAGCTCCTCGCGCGCGTGCGCTCGCGTCTGCGTGAGAACGTCGCGACCGGCAGCATCGCGATCGTCCACGGCGACGTCATCCTCGACGTCCTCTCGCGGCGCGCGAGCGTCGAGGGCCGCGAGATCGATCTCTCGGCGCGGGAGTTCGCCCTGGCCGAGCAGTTCCTGCGCCACCCCGGTCAGGTGCTCAGCCGCGAGCAGCTGCTGAGCCGCGTCTGGGGGCTCGACTTCGACCCGGGTTCGAACGTGGTCGACGTGTATGTGCGCTACCTGCGCGCCAAGTTCGGTCACGAGCGCATCGTCACGGTGCGCGGCGCCGGCTACCGCTGGGAGTGA
- a CDS encoding cell wall metabolism sensor histidine kinase WalK — translation MKQTPRMLSARVKTLGAILLVACVGLIVAGGVSFWIQRARLVDDVDDRLIEKVQALRPVGDAPSPGIYLTRTVTGFLPSQTEGVVGVVDGEIVVAPSAGNLFHAIEDPAVVAAATKAVTGSDIVLGTVSTDQGEVRYVALPVQIGGETGIYLRGVDMEAEMAPFQASIMTYVIAAVVVMAALGFASWFFTGRLLSPLRQLREAADAVTLDDLGTRVPEEGDHEIADLSRTMNSMLDRLEASVSSQRQLLDDIRHELKTPITIVRGHLEMMNVDDREDVIGIREMGISELDRMTRLVDDIDLLSSAQGDQFEMRPVDLGTLTERVGELVSAISGHPFSLARSARGVVVADADRLTQAWLQLADNAAKYTPAGSPIEVGSDVVEGEARLWVRDHGAGIPPAARRRIFQRFARVDANRSVEGSGLGLAIVEAIAQAHGGSVDVTDTPGGGATFTVRVPTSGHPSTLVPTPVRAGDVVLQREATT, via the coding sequence GTGAAGCAGACGCCGAGAATGCTCTCGGCGCGCGTGAAGACTCTGGGGGCGATCCTCCTTGTGGCGTGCGTCGGGCTGATCGTCGCGGGCGGGGTCTCCTTCTGGATCCAGCGGGCGCGTCTCGTCGACGACGTGGACGACCGCCTGATCGAGAAGGTGCAGGCCCTGCGACCCGTGGGCGATGCTCCGTCCCCCGGCATCTACCTCACGCGCACCGTGACCGGCTTCCTGCCCTCGCAGACCGAGGGGGTCGTCGGCGTCGTCGACGGTGAGATCGTCGTCGCCCCGTCCGCGGGGAACCTGTTCCACGCGATCGAGGACCCGGCGGTCGTCGCCGCGGCGACGAAGGCGGTCACCGGCAGCGACATCGTGCTGGGCACGGTCTCCACCGACCAGGGCGAGGTGCGCTACGTGGCGCTGCCGGTGCAGATCGGCGGCGAGACGGGCATCTACCTGCGCGGCGTCGACATGGAGGCCGAGATGGCGCCCTTCCAGGCGTCGATCATGACGTACGTCATCGCCGCCGTGGTCGTCATGGCCGCGCTCGGCTTCGCGAGCTGGTTCTTCACCGGCCGACTGCTCTCGCCTCTGCGCCAGCTGCGCGAAGCGGCGGATGCGGTGACGCTCGACGATCTCGGCACGCGCGTTCCCGAGGAGGGCGACCACGAGATCGCCGACCTCTCCCGCACCATGAACTCCATGCTCGACCGCCTCGAGGCCTCCGTCAGCAGCCAACGACAGCTGCTCGACGACATCCGGCACGAGCTGAAGACGCCGATCACGATCGTGCGCGGCCACCTCGAGATGATGAACGTCGACGATCGCGAGGATGTCATCGGCATCCGCGAGATGGGGATCTCCGAGCTCGACCGGATGACGCGTCTCGTCGACGACATCGATCTGCTGTCCTCGGCGCAGGGCGATCAGTTCGAGATGCGCCCCGTCGATCTGGGAACGCTCACGGAGCGCGTCGGCGAGCTCGTCTCCGCCATCTCCGGCCATCCCTTCTCCCTCGCCCGGAGCGCGCGAGGTGTGGTGGTGGCGGATGCGGACCGGCTCACCCAGGCCTGGTTGCAGCTCGCCGACAACGCCGCGAAGTACACGCCGGCCGGAAGCCCCATCGAGGTCGGCAGCGACGTCGTCGAGGGCGAGGCGCGGCTGTGGGTCCGCGATCACGGTGCGGGGATTCCGCCTGCGGCCCGGCGCCGGATCTTCCAGCGTTTCGCACGCGTCGACGCGAACCGCTCCGTCGAGGGCTCGGGTCTGGGTCTCGCCATCGTCGAGGCGATCGCGCAGGCCCACGGCGGCTCCGTCGACGTGACCGACACTCCCGGCGGCGGCGCAACCTTCACGGTGCGTGTGCCGACCAGCGGCCATCCGTCCACTCTGGTCCCGACGCCCGTGCGCGCCGGCGACGTCGTTCTGCAGCGAGAGGCAACCACATGA
- a CDS encoding aspartate ammonia-lyase translates to MAETEYRIEHDTMGEVRVPASALYSAQTQRAVENFPISGDALAPAQIVALARIKKAAALANKQLGTLDAQIADAIARAADRIIAGEHADQFPIDVYQTGSGTSSNMNMNEVLATLATRDLGSTVHPNDHVNASQSSNDVFPTSVHIAVTQEIIDELIPALDHLAVSLEEKAEAWSDVVKSGRTHLMDATPVTLGQEFGGYARQIRLGIERVQATLPRVAEVPLGGTAVGTGINTPLGFPQKVIELIVAETELPITEAKDHFEAQANRDGLVEASGALRTIAVSLTKINNDLRWMGSGPNTGLGELHIPDLQPGSSIMPGKVNPVVPEATLMVCARVIGNDATIAWAGASGSFELNVAIPVMGTALLESIRLLANSVRVLADKTIRGLEVNRERAAAYAGMSPSIVTPLNKLIGYEAAAKIAKHAVAEGITVREAVVALGYVERGELTEAQLDEKLDLLSMTHPG, encoded by the coding sequence GTGGCTGAGACCGAATACCGCATCGAACACGACACGATGGGCGAGGTCCGCGTTCCCGCATCCGCTCTCTACAGCGCGCAGACCCAGCGCGCCGTCGAGAACTTCCCGATCTCGGGCGACGCGCTGGCGCCGGCTCAGATCGTGGCGCTCGCGCGGATCAAGAAGGCCGCGGCGCTCGCGAACAAGCAGCTCGGAACCCTCGACGCGCAGATCGCCGACGCGATCGCGCGTGCCGCCGACCGGATCATCGCCGGCGAGCACGCCGACCAGTTCCCGATCGACGTCTACCAGACCGGCAGCGGCACGTCGTCGAACATGAACATGAACGAGGTGCTCGCCACGCTGGCGACGCGCGACCTCGGCTCCACGGTCCACCCGAACGACCACGTCAACGCCTCGCAGTCCTCGAACGACGTGTTCCCCACCTCGGTGCACATCGCGGTGACGCAGGAGATCATCGACGAGCTGATCCCTGCCCTCGACCACCTCGCGGTGTCGCTGGAGGAGAAGGCGGAAGCCTGGAGCGATGTCGTCAAATCGGGCCGCACGCACCTCATGGATGCGACGCCCGTCACCCTCGGCCAGGAGTTCGGCGGCTACGCCCGTCAGATCCGCCTCGGCATCGAGCGCGTGCAGGCGACGCTCCCCCGCGTCGCCGAGGTCCCGCTGGGCGGCACCGCGGTCGGTACCGGCATCAACACCCCGCTCGGCTTCCCGCAGAAGGTCATCGAGCTGATCGTCGCAGAGACCGAGCTGCCGATCACCGAAGCGAAGGACCACTTCGAGGCACAGGCCAACCGCGACGGACTGGTCGAGGCATCCGGAGCCCTCCGCACCATCGCGGTCTCGCTCACCAAGATCAACAACGACCTGCGCTGGATGGGCTCGGGCCCGAACACGGGTCTCGGCGAGCTGCACATCCCCGACCTGCAGCCCGGCTCCTCGATCATGCCCGGCAAGGTCAACCCGGTCGTTCCCGAGGCCACGCTGATGGTGTGCGCGCGGGTCATCGGCAACGACGCCACGATCGCGTGGGCGGGCGCATCCGGCTCGTTCGAGCTGAACGTCGCGATCCCCGTGATGGGCACCGCGTTGCTCGAGTCGATCCGTCTGCTCGCGAACTCCGTGCGTGTGCTGGCCGACAAGACGATCCGCGGCCTCGAGGTCAACCGCGAGCGCGCGGCGGCCTACGCCGGCATGTCGCCCTCGATCGTCACGCCGCTGAACAAGCTCATCGGCTACGAGGCCGCGGCCAAGATCGCCAAGCACGCGGTCGCCGAGGGCATCACGGTCCGCGAGGCCGTCGTCGCTCTCGGATACGTGGAGCGGGGCGAACTCACCGAGGCGCAGCTCGACGAGAAGCTCGATCTGCTCTCGATGACCCACCCGGGCTGA
- a CDS encoding carbonic anhydrase, whose amino-acid sequence MLEGNARFVSGTPRHPRQDVERRHELASGQRPRAALFGCSDSRLAAEIIFDEGLGDLFVVRNAGQVISDSVVGSLEYAVEVLGTPLIVVLGHDECGAVRAAIDSTSPDAPALPPRIWRQVAPIVPAVRRVQVAEGTNAATVDAEHVGREHLRDTVTELLHSSELISAAVADGSLAIVGVNYRLAKGVAEPDFIVGAATESAA is encoded by the coding sequence ATGCTCGAAGGCAACGCCCGCTTCGTCTCGGGCACGCCGCGCCACCCGCGACAGGACGTCGAGCGCCGTCACGAGCTCGCATCGGGGCAGCGCCCGCGCGCGGCGCTGTTCGGCTGCTCCGACTCGCGTCTGGCCGCCGAGATCATCTTCGACGAGGGCCTGGGCGACCTGTTCGTCGTGCGCAACGCCGGTCAGGTCATCTCCGACTCGGTCGTCGGCAGCCTCGAGTACGCGGTCGAGGTGCTCGGCACCCCGCTCATCGTCGTGCTCGGCCACGACGAGTGCGGTGCCGTTCGCGCCGCCATCGACAGCACCTCGCCCGACGCGCCCGCACTGCCCCCGCGCATCTGGCGCCAGGTCGCGCCCATCGTGCCCGCCGTGCGCCGTGTGCAGGTCGCCGAGGGCACGAACGCCGCCACGGTCGACGCCGAGCACGTGGGCCGCGAGCACCTGCGCGACACCGTGACCGAGCTGCTGCACTCGTCGGAGCTCATCAGCGCCGCCGTGGCCGACGGCTCGCTCGCGATCGTCGGCGTGAACTACCGTCTCGCGAAGGGCGTCGCCGAGCCCGACTTCATCGTCGGCGCCGCGACCGAATCCGCCGCCTGA